The sequence ACTGTTTGGCCAAAAAGTCGGGGGCGCAGCGGTGGAAATCTTGTTGCTAGAAGAGCGGGCATCGCTGGAATGGCTCGCTTTGGTCAAGCCAGGAAAGCGTCTCAAACCAGGCGCTCAAATTCACTTTGGTGAAAACCTGGATCAGCCCGCGTTAATTGCCGACGTGGTCGCCTCTGATCCCGAAACGAATGGCCGGATCCTAAAATTTACGATCCCTGGTCCAGAGTCGTTCTATGAGGTGTGCGATCGCCTCGGCAAGATGCCCCTACCCCCTTACATCACGGAATCGACGGCTCCTGACGATCGCTACCAGACCATCTATGCGGAAAAACTCGGCGCGGTAGCTGCCCCCACAGCGGGTCTCCACTTCACGCCAGAACTATTTGCGCAACTGGATGACCGAGGGATCGATCGCACCTTCATCACGCTCCATGTCGGGGTCGGCACCTTTCGCCCCGTCGAGGCAGCCACCATCACCGACCACACCATGCACGCAGAATGGCTCGATGTTCCGGCCGCCACAGTGGAGAAGATTCGCCAGACCAAGGCCAACGGGGGGCGCGTGATTGCCGTCGGCACCACGGTTACCCGCGCTTTAGAGGGGGCAGCCCAATCGGGCGAATTACAACCTTTGCAGGGCAAAACCAATCTGTTCATCTATCCCGGTTATCAGTGGCAGGTGTTGGATGGGCTGATGACCAACTTCCACCTACCAGAGTCAAGTCTGATGATGTTGGTGAGTGCCATGATCGGTCGTCAGCGATTGTTGGATCTCTATGCCGAAGCCGTTCGGCAGGACTATCGCTTCTATTCTTTTGGCGATGCGATGCTGATCTTGCCAACGGCGCGGAGATAACGGGGGCGGCAATCGGCCAGGCAGCAGCCCTTTTTGAGGACATTTCTTGATGGGCCTCAACACTTTGACATGAAAAGGTTGAGGCCATTAACGGCGCAGCGAATAATAGAGATATCAGGAACGGCGTCATCTACAGGTGAGGCCCGCTGCGAAGGCTGGTATTCGTCACAAAGCTAGCCAAGGTTAAATCACTTGCCCTGCTTGCTAGACCAGCGATCGCTGACACCCAGCATGTTGATTCCAATATCGTCTGTGGGTCAGGCCAATCGAGCCGTGGGCGACACCTGAGGAGAGTTATTGCAGAGCTTGCGGGAGGTTGC is a genomic window of Leptolyngbya iicbica LK containing:
- the queA gene encoding tRNA preQ1(34) S-adenosylmethionine ribosyltransferase-isomerase QueA: MGIPDNSDFQLSAYNYELPPDRIAQNPVEPRDHARLLTITSARGHEHRHVYDLPSLLQPGDLLVLNDTKVLPARLFGQKVGGAAVEILLLEERASLEWLALVKPGKRLKPGAQIHFGENLDQPALIADVVASDPETNGRILKFTIPGPESFYEVCDRLGKMPLPPYITESTAPDDRYQTIYAEKLGAVAAPTAGLHFTPELFAQLDDRGIDRTFITLHVGVGTFRPVEAATITDHTMHAEWLDVPAATVEKIRQTKANGGRVIAVGTTVTRALEGAAQSGELQPLQGKTNLFIYPGYQWQVLDGLMTNFHLPESSLMMLVSAMIGRQRLLDLYAEAVRQDYRFYSFGDAMLILPTARR